One region of Pseudoalteromonas sp. R3 genomic DNA includes:
- a CDS encoding hybrid non-ribosomal peptide synthetase/type I polyketide synthase translates to MNNDLVATLVTLARTRGDDIAYQYFFEDNQPAVSLSYAELDLNSRRIAARLLTYFEKGDRALLLYNSGFEFVEAFFACLYAGIVAVPAYPPKKNQNTDRLRSIIEDAGATGALTSSKIYEIAQPLFEAEASLGNVSIIATDGEGAELVEPMSWQDIQIAPQDLAFLQYTSGSTGSPKGVMVSHGNIMDNEEMMKLAFGHSAQTPIVSWLPHFHDMGLIFGILHPIYIGAPAALMNPTSFLQKPLRWLKLLSETKAVTSSAPNFAYDLCVDTIKEDELANLDLSHWQSALNGAEPVRASTLERFYQKFKRCGFRREATAPCYGMAETTLFATGGRLLTTPAVLTLDSKDMHQGKASLLNTRSASRATFYDLDDSETTQTDNQPYYAVSCGGTWHGHTLAIVDPNTKLRCEDGHTGEIWVKGASVAQGYWRKDELTEEIFKARIADDNDGPYLRTGDLGFVYQDELYVTGRAKDVMIFRGKNYYPQDIELTVVEAHSAMDNNGGAAFSCLSEQGEERLVIVQQVKRTAVRKLNEQEIFAAITAAVTEQHGITPYEVVLIKPGRILKTSSGKIQRQENKRHYLADTFDVLARSRAPLAQPKKAQDNSKVTDYSGVEAVLRKVLQEVVGLEVDRQPGSLDIDATFLSLGVDSMKAVRISGELMELHDIELEATVLYEYPSIAQLAHHLSQFESIRERLSRDSHITSEHNATHSESSKSSSQGDALTDESEGDTDVAVIGMACRYPQAADLKGYWQLLTEKRDAISVPDAVRQALCPALSKTRLGGYLNDIEQFDAGLFGISPAEARYIDPQHRLLLETSYHAIQSAGMMPAELAGQPVGVYVGISQNDYFNMSNQAQQGNPYLGTGTALSIAANRLSYTYNFTGPSLSVDTACSSSLVALHHALNGIRVGDMPMALVCGVNLILSNEVTDACDNAQMLAEDGRCKTFSRAADGYVRSEGVGCVLLKPLAQAMADKDPIYGVLKGSAVNQDGRSNGITAPNGASQQRVINSALQRAAVAPADIQYIETHGTGTELGDPIEVSALAKVYGEGRAPNQPLLLGSAKANIGHLESGAGLAGLIKMLLCLEKAQLPAQLHTEQLNAHIPWQKLPVEVATRSQAWPSQENKPRLAAVSSFGFGGTNAHVICAQRPENVAKADNDASQYAGYVLPLSAKSANSLTQLARRYADVLSAATPNVFDTLVSQTARMPHYKEVRHAFVGESREALVAALTAVQDLPEQANQTSASARELVFLFTGQGAQYPDMGKSLYDTQPEFRDAIDECDRLLADTLGPRLITVLYQDPNEEYLAQTQWTQVCLFAVEYAQAKLWHSTGLQPDQLVSHSVGEYAAACIAGIFSLADAIKLISARGRLMNALADNGRMVTARCDREQADALVAGIDGQISVSAYHGESGVVFSGHNTAMDILCKALQEQNVRHKEINTARAFHSPLMRPMLSEFAQVAAQVKYSQPAIAFVSSVTGKQEALRVCDPSYWVEQICAPVQFAACIAHLSQSEAYIALELGPKPVLCGLLQENRPAQQCEFLHVLHNKGADLPRLLAVQGRLFELGIELDWTHHHGDDTQPRVPLPLYPFDRSPYWILDIPSQLNAAQNTDFEESDEGAVGASRDDAIRAFVLNTLSRLLAMPVSDIQTHIPLLEMGVDSLMIMNAVRTYEREFGLEFSVRQFYEELSTVELLVAYIIEHSDYQCEATAPVAVTTELPQPNRDVASPAAVEQGALNVSSELVANICREQLQAAASVSNTTAAQSVEAVAARQLAMLQGQQNNFAISNPTTRLATQSTEQTIKTHAPATSQSAQSGSGARILPGFGQKQITSAASSRSVQRHLASLTDSYCAKTPLSKNLVSEHRAHLADCRASAGFRLSSKELLYPVFGKRCEGSRIWDIDGNEYIDITMDFGVNLFGHKPAFVTQALAQQIDEGLQLGLASPHACEVAELISELTGLERVTFCNSGTEAVMTAVRLARNKTRRNKIVQFEGAYHGHYDGTLAQNVPGGDSVEPMCGGVRTGAISDNLVLEYGADAALDAIRSQANDIAAVLVEPVQSRHPAHQPWAFLQALRALTTELGIALIFDEMITGFRAHPGGVQAMLGIEADMATYGKIVGGGLPIGVVAGSHEYLDGIDGGHWQYGDASYPQADTTFFAGTFCKHPLVMASAKAVLSEIKQHGAQLQEAISRKTDFLANTLNTFFTAQNIPIQIEHFTSLFRFRFSQNLDVFFYEMLNRGVFIWEGRNCFLSAAHTDADVNTIIQTVKDSALALKAAGYFGEPDPADTLPVQFPLTGAQQQLLALALKSEQGAQAYHVQAVLRLSGQLDKARLVQAVAQLQIDYSLLSYSVDPDTLSHVQLEASAVSLTEHTSTEQSLQARLADVRYRTFEFGSKPLCRFDLLQDGPQAHVLSITAHHVLYDGLSLQQMMSRIADNYTCIGGDLTAPATVHFSAYVEGVAKYLSSTRYQQDKGHWLDRLAQCEALALPTRPGAGRQESFTVEKQILELGELPNIAALSKAQGCGQFATLLAIYALWLHKLTGQQYIAVGIPVSDRQLLSDVYDPDCLDQHLPGYCTNILPVVADFSGPLTVAALVKQLQNSLLEAFEHQHLPYSELTHEAVSLPETLFNLDKVQKLPEFDGLTVSSCPTDTRFGQYELSCNLLCINGQWTLELEYLSARYDSDMMAQYAQSLVRLFAGLQAKQDCDKVSLLDSQMHAQLVTPISETIGQPLLLEALSARATQLPQNTALICAEQALCYEQLQERVNQLANYLSARGVGADSLVAIALPRRTELLVALLAVLKTGAAFLPLDLAFPQARLKEMLSDSQASCLLCDAMSEAALAIAHTDIDIVDLDVRQAEIAQCASDFDAQVITPQQRAYVIYTSGSTGKPKGVEISHGALANLLHTIVRQPGLEQSDCLLSVTTIAFDIALLELFGPLMVGGTVLLASEQACSDPNALADLIEQHPVTVMQATPTLWQLLLSTCPNFAAGLTVWSGGEPLSSVLAAQLLSQAKALWNMYGPTETTIWSATGQIFHPEDITIGQPVANTSLYVLPENATYSAAVQPVGVWGELWIGGAGLANGYLARPELTQARFVVHQFDEHHTERLYRTGDRARRLADGRFELDGRLDHQVKLHGHRIELGEIEAQLRNVLGDVDVRVFIKTTDQNQAALCAYCIEQGELAQHWTISTLRSALANQLPAYMLPEYLCWLGEWPTTANGKLDRNALVVPDNNHQAQTELCQPANPVEAKILTIYHELLNSEQLGTHHNFFECGGNSVLAMQLISRLNQHFAIRATVGDIFDNPSVVQLAVRVEDLNSSGAPAAPDGVARLSNIVSGRDISVAFDDQSMTEMDL, encoded by the coding sequence ATGAATAACGACTTAGTGGCTACATTAGTGACATTGGCCCGGACACGTGGCGATGACATTGCATATCAGTATTTCTTCGAAGACAACCAACCGGCAGTTTCCCTGAGCTACGCAGAGCTCGACCTGAATTCCAGACGGATTGCGGCACGCTTACTGACCTACTTTGAAAAAGGTGACAGAGCTTTGCTGCTGTACAACTCAGGGTTTGAGTTTGTAGAAGCGTTTTTTGCCTGTCTGTACGCTGGCATTGTGGCCGTACCGGCATACCCACCCAAAAAGAACCAAAATACCGACCGCCTGAGAAGCATTATTGAAGATGCCGGCGCAACGGGTGCACTGACCAGCAGTAAGATTTATGAAATTGCACAGCCGCTATTTGAAGCCGAGGCGAGCCTTGGCAATGTGTCTATCATTGCCACCGATGGTGAGGGGGCTGAGCTGGTTGAGCCCATGTCCTGGCAGGATATCCAGATTGCGCCACAAGACCTGGCTTTTTTGCAGTATACCTCCGGCTCGACGGGGAGCCCCAAGGGGGTAATGGTCAGCCATGGCAACATTATGGATAACGAAGAAATGATGAAGCTAGCCTTCGGTCATAGTGCGCAGACGCCCATTGTGAGCTGGCTTCCACATTTCCATGATATGGGGCTGATCTTCGGCATTTTGCACCCTATTTATATCGGTGCTCCTGCCGCGCTGATGAACCCGACATCGTTTTTACAAAAACCATTGCGCTGGCTGAAATTGCTGAGTGAGACCAAGGCCGTTACTTCAAGTGCCCCCAATTTTGCCTACGACCTGTGTGTAGACACAATCAAAGAAGATGAGCTGGCAAACTTAGACCTATCGCATTGGCAAAGTGCGCTCAATGGTGCCGAGCCGGTTCGGGCCAGTACTCTTGAACGCTTTTACCAGAAGTTCAAGCGTTGTGGCTTCCGTCGTGAGGCGACGGCACCGTGCTATGGCATGGCTGAAACCACCTTGTTTGCAACCGGGGGCCGTTTATTGACCACGCCAGCGGTCCTTACGCTTGATAGTAAAGACATGCATCAGGGCAAGGCGTCGCTGTTAAATACGCGGTCCGCAAGCCGTGCTACGTTTTACGATCTTGATGATAGCGAAACGACTCAGACAGACAATCAACCCTATTATGCGGTGTCATGCGGCGGTACCTGGCATGGCCATACCCTGGCCATCGTTGACCCGAATACAAAACTACGCTGTGAAGACGGTCATACCGGTGAAATTTGGGTGAAAGGTGCAAGCGTTGCACAGGGCTACTGGCGCAAGGACGAGCTGACCGAGGAGATTTTTAAGGCGCGTATTGCTGATGACAATGACGGGCCCTATTTGCGAACGGGTGATTTGGGGTTTGTCTACCAGGACGAACTCTATGTAACCGGGCGCGCTAAAGATGTGATGATTTTCCGCGGTAAAAACTACTACCCCCAGGATATTGAGCTGACTGTGGTAGAAGCCCACAGCGCTATGGACAACAACGGGGGCGCCGCGTTTTCTTGTTTATCAGAGCAAGGAGAGGAACGTCTGGTTATTGTGCAGCAGGTCAAGCGTACCGCTGTGCGCAAACTGAACGAGCAGGAGATCTTTGCAGCGATTACGGCTGCGGTCACTGAGCAACATGGTATTACCCCGTATGAGGTGGTGTTGATCAAGCCCGGCCGGATCCTGAAGACCTCCAGTGGCAAAATTCAACGACAGGAAAACAAACGTCATTATCTTGCCGATACTTTCGATGTACTGGCGCGTTCACGTGCGCCGCTAGCGCAACCAAAGAAGGCCCAAGATAACAGCAAAGTAACTGATTATTCGGGCGTTGAAGCTGTATTACGTAAAGTTTTGCAGGAAGTCGTAGGACTGGAAGTCGACCGTCAACCTGGTAGTCTGGATATTGACGCCACCTTTTTATCTTTGGGTGTAGACTCAATGAAGGCAGTGCGAATTTCCGGCGAGCTGATGGAGTTACATGACATAGAGCTTGAAGCAACGGTACTGTATGAGTATCCGTCGATTGCTCAGCTGGCTCATCATTTAAGTCAATTCGAATCGATACGTGAGCGCCTGAGTCGTGATAGTCACATTACGTCTGAGCACAATGCAACGCACTCAGAAAGTTCAAAAAGCAGTTCACAAGGTGATGCTTTGACTGACGAGAGTGAAGGTGACACCGATGTTGCTGTAATTGGTATGGCGTGTCGCTACCCGCAAGCCGCAGACCTTAAAGGGTACTGGCAGTTGTTGACTGAAAAGCGCGATGCCATCAGTGTACCCGATGCCGTGCGGCAGGCTTTATGTCCGGCACTGAGTAAGACCCGGTTGGGTGGTTACCTCAATGACATTGAGCAGTTTGATGCCGGACTATTTGGTATTTCACCGGCAGAAGCCAGATATATAGACCCTCAGCATCGTTTGCTGCTTGAAACCAGCTATCATGCTATCCAGTCGGCCGGGATGATGCCCGCCGAATTGGCCGGTCAGCCCGTTGGTGTGTATGTGGGCATTTCTCAGAATGACTACTTTAATATGTCGAACCAAGCGCAGCAGGGTAATCCCTATCTTGGCACTGGAACGGCGCTGAGTATTGCTGCCAATCGCTTGTCTTATACCTATAACTTCACAGGTCCGAGTCTTTCGGTAGATACAGCCTGTTCTTCCTCTTTGGTTGCTTTGCACCATGCTCTGAACGGGATCCGTGTTGGTGATATGCCTATGGCCCTGGTGTGTGGCGTCAACCTGATCCTCAGTAATGAGGTCACCGATGCCTGTGACAATGCGCAGATGCTGGCTGAAGATGGTCGTTGCAAAACGTTTTCTCGCGCTGCTGATGGTTATGTACGCAGCGAAGGCGTGGGTTGTGTTTTATTAAAACCTCTGGCACAGGCAATGGCCGATAAAGATCCCATTTACGGGGTGCTTAAGGGCAGTGCGGTAAATCAGGATGGTCGGAGCAATGGTATTACAGCGCCTAATGGGGCATCGCAGCAGCGCGTGATCAATTCAGCATTGCAACGTGCAGCGGTGGCTCCGGCAGATATTCAGTACATAGAGACCCACGGTACAGGCACAGAGCTGGGCGATCCTATTGAAGTATCGGCACTGGCCAAGGTGTATGGCGAAGGACGTGCGCCAAATCAGCCCCTGTTACTGGGTTCAGCTAAGGCTAATATTGGCCATCTGGAGTCTGGTGCAGGTCTGGCGGGGTTGATCAAAATGCTGTTATGTCTTGAGAAAGCACAGCTACCTGCACAATTACATACTGAACAGCTGAATGCGCATATTCCATGGCAAAAGCTGCCGGTTGAGGTTGCTACCCGGTCTCAGGCATGGCCTTCGCAGGAGAACAAGCCCAGACTGGCAGCGGTGAGTTCGTTTGGATTTGGTGGCACCAATGCCCATGTTATTTGTGCGCAACGGCCAGAAAATGTTGCAAAAGCCGATAATGATGCATCGCAATATGCGGGATACGTGCTGCCATTATCCGCAAAATCAGCCAACTCCCTGACTCAGCTTGCACGCCGCTATGCGGATGTTTTAAGTGCTGCCACCCCAAATGTGTTCGATACATTGGTGAGCCAGACTGCGAGAATGCCCCATTACAAAGAAGTGCGCCATGCCTTTGTCGGCGAGAGTCGCGAAGCACTGGTCGCTGCGCTGACAGCTGTGCAGGACCTTCCGGAACAGGCAAACCAAACGTCGGCGTCAGCGCGTGAGCTGGTATTCCTTTTCACCGGGCAGGGGGCACAATACCCTGATATGGGTAAGTCGCTCTACGACACGCAACCCGAGTTTCGTGACGCCATTGATGAATGTGACCGCCTGTTGGCGGACACTTTAGGGCCAAGGCTTATTACTGTTTTGTACCAGGATCCCAACGAGGAATACCTGGCCCAGACCCAGTGGACGCAGGTCTGCTTATTTGCCGTTGAGTATGCTCAGGCGAAATTGTGGCACAGCACCGGCTTGCAACCAGATCAATTAGTGAGTCACAGTGTTGGAGAATATGCGGCAGCCTGTATTGCGGGGATTTTTTCACTTGCCGATGCGATAAAGCTTATCTCAGCCCGTGGCCGGCTGATGAATGCACTTGCGGACAACGGCCGTATGGTGACTGCGCGGTGCGACCGTGAGCAGGCTGATGCGCTGGTGGCTGGCATTGACGGTCAGATATCGGTATCGGCTTATCATGGTGAGTCGGGCGTGGTGTTTTCGGGCCACAACACCGCAATGGACATCCTGTGCAAGGCGCTGCAAGAGCAAAACGTGCGTCACAAAGAAATTAATACCGCACGGGCATTTCATTCACCTCTGATGCGGCCAATGCTCAGTGAATTTGCGCAAGTGGCGGCACAGGTCAAGTATAGCCAGCCTGCTATTGCGTTTGTCTCTTCTGTGACTGGCAAACAAGAAGCGCTAAGGGTGTGTGACCCCAGCTACTGGGTTGAGCAGATCTGTGCTCCGGTGCAATTTGCTGCATGTATTGCTCACTTGTCTCAGTCAGAGGCTTATATTGCCCTTGAGTTGGGTCCTAAACCTGTGTTGTGCGGTTTATTGCAGGAAAATCGCCCTGCACAGCAGTGCGAGTTTTTGCACGTATTACACAATAAAGGTGCTGATTTACCGCGTTTACTGGCGGTTCAGGGACGCTTGTTTGAGCTGGGTATAGAGCTTGACTGGACTCATCACCATGGTGATGACACCCAGCCAAGAGTCCCTTTACCTTTATATCCTTTCGATCGCAGCCCTTACTGGATCCTGGATATCCCGTCACAGTTAAACGCTGCACAAAACACTGACTTTGAAGAGTCTGATGAAGGTGCCGTTGGCGCCTCACGTGATGATGCTATCCGGGCCTTTGTGCTCAATACCCTGTCACGATTATTGGCTATGCCCGTCAGTGATATACAGACTCACATTCCTTTACTGGAGATGGGGGTCGATTCACTGATGATCATGAATGCGGTACGGACCTACGAGCGGGAGTTTGGCCTGGAGTTCAGTGTGCGCCAGTTCTATGAAGAGCTTAGTACGGTAGAGTTACTGGTAGCATATATCATAGAACACAGTGATTATCAGTGCGAAGCGACAGCGCCAGTGGCAGTCACCACTGAGCTTCCTCAGCCAAATAGAGATGTGGCAAGTCCCGCGGCAGTTGAACAAGGTGCGCTGAATGTCTCTTCAGAGCTTGTTGCAAACATTTGCCGAGAGCAGTTGCAGGCCGCTGCATCTGTCTCTAATACGACTGCCGCGCAAAGCGTTGAAGCCGTTGCTGCCCGCCAACTTGCGATGTTGCAGGGTCAGCAGAATAACTTTGCTATTTCTAACCCGACCACTCGTCTTGCAACACAATCTACAGAGCAGACCATTAAGACGCATGCTCCAGCCACGTCTCAAAGCGCGCAATCGGGCAGTGGTGCCAGAATACTCCCAGGCTTTGGTCAGAAGCAGATAACGTCGGCTGCAAGCAGCAGATCTGTGCAGCGGCATCTGGCCTCACTCACAGACAGCTATTGTGCTAAAACGCCCTTATCAAAAAATCTGGTGTCTGAACATCGGGCGCACCTGGCGGACTGTCGAGCGTCGGCCGGGTTCCGCCTGTCCAGTAAGGAGCTACTTTATCCTGTATTTGGAAAACGTTGTGAAGGTAGCCGCATCTGGGATATTGATGGCAATGAATATATTGATATTACCATGGACTTTGGGGTTAACCTGTTTGGCCATAAGCCCGCGTTTGTAACCCAGGCGCTGGCACAACAAATTGATGAGGGCCTGCAACTGGGTCTGGCAAGTCCGCATGCCTGCGAGGTAGCTGAGCTTATAAGCGAGCTGACCGGGCTTGAGCGAGTCACCTTCTGTAACTCAGGCACTGAGGCGGTGATGACAGCCGTACGCCTGGCACGCAATAAAACCCGCCGCAACAAAATCGTCCAGTTTGAAGGGGCTTATCATGGCCACTATGACGGCACGCTTGCGCAGAATGTGCCCGGTGGTGACTCGGTCGAGCCTATGTGCGGCGGGGTCAGGACTGGGGCAATCAGTGATAATCTGGTACTGGAATATGGCGCTGACGCTGCGCTGGACGCCATCAGATCACAGGCTAATGACATTGCAGCAGTGTTGGTTGAACCTGTACAAAGCCGCCACCCGGCCCATCAGCCCTGGGCATTTTTGCAGGCATTAAGAGCACTGACGACAGAGCTGGGCATTGCACTTATCTTTGACGAGATGATCACCGGATTCAGAGCACACCCAGGTGGGGTGCAGGCGATGCTGGGGATCGAGGCAGACATGGCTACCTATGGCAAGATTGTCGGTGGAGGATTGCCGATTGGGGTGGTTGCCGGTAGTCACGAGTATTTGGATGGCATTGATGGCGGCCATTGGCAATATGGTGATGCGTCTTATCCGCAGGCCGATACCACTTTCTTTGCCGGCACGTTTTGCAAACACCCACTGGTCATGGCCAGTGCTAAGGCGGTTCTGAGTGAGATAAAACAACACGGGGCCCAGCTTCAGGAAGCGATAAGTCGTAAGACCGACTTTCTTGCCAATACCCTCAATACCTTCTTTACTGCGCAGAATATTCCAATACAAATAGAGCACTTTACGTCTTTGTTCCGCTTCCGTTTTAGTCAGAACCTGGACGTGTTTTTCTATGAAATGCTCAACCGTGGCGTGTTCATTTGGGAAGGGCGGAATTGCTTCTTATCGGCGGCACATACGGATGCGGATGTGAACACCATTATCCAGACCGTTAAAGACAGTGCACTTGCCCTGAAAGCAGCGGGCTATTTTGGCGAGCCGGATCCTGCGGATACGCTGCCTGTGCAATTCCCGTTAACCGGTGCGCAGCAGCAGTTACTGGCGCTGGCTTTAAAGTCAGAACAAGGTGCGCAAGCCTATCATGTGCAGGCCGTGTTACGTCTCAGCGGTCAGCTAGACAAGGCACGTCTAGTGCAGGCTGTTGCCCAGCTGCAAATCGACTATTCATTGCTAAGTTATTCGGTTGACCCGGACACCCTGTCGCATGTTCAACTTGAAGCGTCGGCTGTATCTTTGACTGAACATACGAGTACAGAACAGTCATTGCAGGCCAGGTTAGCGGATGTGCGATACCGTACATTTGAGTTTGGTAGTAAGCCACTTTGTCGCTTTGATTTGCTGCAAGACGGCCCGCAGGCACATGTGCTCAGTATTACGGCGCACCATGTTTTGTATGACGGACTCAGTCTGCAACAAATGATGAGTCGTATCGCAGACAATTATACCTGTATTGGTGGTGACTTAACTGCGCCAGCCACCGTTCATTTCAGTGCCTATGTTGAAGGCGTGGCAAAGTACCTCAGCAGCACTCGCTATCAGCAGGACAAAGGCCACTGGCTTGATCGACTGGCACAGTGCGAGGCGCTGGCGTTACCAACCCGTCCGGGAGCAGGCAGGCAGGAAAGTTTTACGGTTGAAAAACAGATACTAGAGCTTGGCGAGCTGCCTAATATTGCGGCGCTGAGCAAAGCTCAGGGCTGTGGTCAGTTTGCAACCTTACTGGCAATTTATGCGCTCTGGTTACACAAGTTGACGGGCCAGCAATATATTGCAGTAGGTATTCCAGTCTCTGATCGTCAGCTGCTCAGTGATGTGTATGATCCGGACTGTCTAGATCAGCATTTACCGGGCTACTGCACCAACATCTTACCTGTGGTAGCTGATTTCTCGGGTCCCCTTACTGTTGCTGCCCTGGTTAAGCAACTGCAAAACAGCCTGCTTGAAGCCTTTGAGCATCAGCACCTGCCTTACAGCGAGCTAACCCATGAGGCCGTGTCTTTGCCAGAGACTTTGTTCAATCTGGATAAAGTGCAAAAGCTTCCCGAATTTGACGGACTAACGGTATCAAGTTGTCCAACGGACACCCGGTTTGGTCAGTATGAATTAAGCTGCAATTTATTGTGTATCAATGGCCAGTGGACACTGGAGCTAGAGTATCTGAGTGCGCGCTATGACAGCGATATGATGGCGCAATACGCCCAGTCGCTGGTCCGCTTATTTGCGGGTCTGCAAGCTAAGCAGGACTGTGACAAGGTGAGTCTGCTGGATAGCCAGATGCATGCGCAGCTAGTCACACCTATTTCAGAGACGATCGGACAGCCACTACTGTTGGAAGCACTGTCGGCACGGGCGACTCAGCTGCCACAAAACACCGCACTTATCTGCGCAGAACAAGCACTGTGCTATGAGCAACTGCAAGAGCGCGTTAATCAACTGGCAAACTATTTATCTGCCAGAGGAGTTGGTGCCGATTCTCTGGTGGCCATTGCGCTGCCGCGGCGCACCGAACTGCTGGTTGCCTTATTGGCGGTATTGAAAACCGGTGCAGCCTTCCTGCCGCTGGATTTGGCTTTCCCTCAGGCCAGGTTAAAAGAGATGCTGAGCGACAGTCAGGCAAGTTGTTTGCTGTGTGACGCAATGAGTGAGGCTGCCCTTGCCATTGCGCATACAGACATAGACATTGTTGATTTAGATGTCAGGCAAGCTGAGATTGCACAGTGCGCCAGTGACTTTGATGCTCAGGTAATTACGCCACAGCAGCGTGCGTATGTGATTTATACCTCAGGCTCCACAGGCAAGCCAAAAGGGGTAGAGATAAGCCACGGTGCGCTGGCAAACCTGTTACACACAATAGTCCGCCAGCCCGGGCTGGAACAGTCAGACTGTTTGCTGAGTGTCACCACCATCGCCTTTGACATAGCCTTGTTGGAGCTGTTTGGTCCACTTATGGTTGGCGGCACTGTATTGCTGGCCAGTGAGCAGGCCTGTAGTGATCCGAATGCGCTGGCTGATCTGATTGAGCAACACCCGGTCACTGTGATGCAGGCTACCCCGACCTTATGGCAATTATTGTTGTCGACATGTCCCAACTTTGCGGCGGGCTTAACTGTGTGGAGTGGAGGCGAACCTTTAAGTTCGGTACTTGCTGCTCAGTTACTCAGTCAGGCAAAAGCGTTGTGGAATATGTACGGGCCTACTGAAACCACTATCTGGTCAGCAACCGGGCAAATCTTCCACCCTGAAGACATTACCATAGGCCAGCCGGTAGCCAATACCAGCCTGTATGTGCTGCCCGAAAATGCAACATACAGTGCCGCTGTGCAGCCGGTGGGTGTTTGGGGAGAGCTGTGGATCGGTGGAGCTGGTCTGGCTAATGGCTATCTGGCAAGACCTGAGCTCACACAAGCCCGTTTTGTTGTCCACCAGTTTGATGAACACCACACTGAACGACTATATCGCACTGGGGATCGGGCACGCAGGCTGGCCGATGGCCGCTTTGAACTTGATGGTCGACTTGACCATCAGGTTAAGCTGCATGGCCACCGGATTGAGCTGGGTGAAATTGAAGCGCAGCTACGCAACGTGCTGGGAGATGTAGATGTTCGGGTATTCATCAAAACAACTGACCAGAATCAAGCCGCATTGTGCGCCTACTGCATTGAGCAGGGCGAATTGGCGCAGCACTGGACTATCAGCACATTGCGAAGTGCTCTGGCAAATCAGCTGCCGGCTTATATGTTACCTGAATACCTGTGCTGGCTTGGAGAGTGGCCAACAACAGCCAATGGCAAGCTTGATCGCAATGCGCTGGTGGTGCCGGATAACAACCACCAGGCACAGACCGAGCTGTGCCAACCTGCCAACCCGGTGGAAGCGAAGATCCTGACCATTTATCACGAGTTATTAAATTCAGAGCAACTGGGAACCCATCACAATTTCTTCGAATGTGGCGGTAACTCAGTGTTGGCTATGCAATTGATATCAAGGCTGAATCAACACTTTGCTATCAGGGCCACGGTCGGTGACATCTTTGATAACCCCAGTGTTGTGCAACTTGCTGTCCGGGTTGAAGACCTGAACAGTTCAGGCGCACCGGCTGCACCTGATGGCGTTGCGCGCCTTAGTAACATTGTCAGCGGTCGTGATATTAGCGTGGCATTTGATGATCAATCCATGACGGAGATGGACTTGTAA